Proteins found in one Sphingobium sp. V4 genomic segment:
- the carB gene encoding carbamoyl-phosphate synthase large subunit yields MPKRTDISSILIIGAGPIIIGQACEFDYSGTQAVKALKEEGYRIILVNSNPATIMTDPEFADATYVEPITPEIVAKIIEKERPDAVLPTMGGQTALNTALALFNDGTLEKYGVKMIGADAEAIDKAEDRLKFRDAMDKIGLESARSRIAHSMEEALDALEFTGLPSIIRPSFTLGGTGGGVAYNREEFKRIVSEGLDASPTTEVLIEESLLGWKEYEMEVVRDRNDNCIIICSIENVDPMGVHTGDSITVAPALTLTDKEYQIMRNASIAVLREIGVETGGSNVQFAVNPKDGRLIVIEMNPRVSRSSALASKATGFPIAKVAAKLAVGYTLDEIENDITGATPASFEPTIDYVVTKIPRFAFEKFKGSEPLLGTAMKSVGEVMAIGRNIHESMQKALRGLETGLSGFNQVDHLVGAPKDDIIAALAQPTPDRLLVAAQALREGLSVAEIHSIAKFDPWFLERIKEIVDAESDVLENGLPQDADAMRRLKSMGFSDKRLAWLALKSANLRGMERGIARGSGLIHEAVKAMTGGVTEDEVRKLRHKLGVRPVFKRIDTCAAEFEAKTPYMYSTYEAPIFGVAENEAQPSDRKKVVILGGGPNRIGQGIEFDYCCVHACFALADVGYETIMVNCNPETVSTDYDTSDRLYFEPLTAEDVLEILHVEMSNGTLAGVIVQFGGQTPLKLAQALEDAGIPILGTSPDAIDLAEDRERFAALIDKLKLKQPANGIARSREEAIAVANRIGYPVLMRPSYVLGGRAMEIVDGQAQLEEYIATAVQVSGDSPVLIDQYLRDAVEVDVDALCDGDDVVVAGVLQHIEEAGVHSGDSACSLPPYSLSDEIIAEIERQTEVLARALSVRGLMNIQFAVKDGLVYLIEVNPRASRTVPFVAKAIGTPIAKIAARVMAGEKLKDLPKIDRNAISHIAVKEAVFPFARFPGVDPVLSPEMKSTGEVMGIDSNFATAFAKAQLGAGTVLPTSGTVFVSVKDSDKPVILPAVQKMAAMGFTIIATGGTAAYLEANGIAVSHVNKVAEGRPHIVDKITDGDVQLIFNTTEGWQSLKDSKAIRTSALRAKIASFTTAAASVAAADAIEALRGHALEVRSLQSYYPLSHA; encoded by the coding sequence ATGCCCAAACGCACCGACATCTCCTCCATCCTCATCATCGGCGCTGGTCCGATCATCATCGGCCAGGCGTGCGAGTTCGATTATTCGGGCACGCAGGCGGTGAAGGCGCTGAAAGAGGAGGGCTATCGCATCATCCTGGTCAATTCCAACCCGGCCACGATCATGACCGACCCGGAATTTGCCGACGCGACCTATGTCGAGCCGATCACGCCCGAAATCGTGGCGAAGATCATCGAGAAGGAGCGGCCCGATGCGGTGCTGCCGACCATGGGCGGGCAGACGGCGCTGAACACGGCGCTGGCGCTGTTCAATGACGGCACGCTGGAGAAATATGGCGTCAAGATGATCGGCGCCGACGCCGAGGCGATCGACAAGGCGGAGGACCGCCTGAAGTTCCGCGACGCGATGGACAAGATCGGGCTGGAATCGGCGCGCTCGCGCATCGCGCACAGCATGGAGGAGGCGCTCGACGCGCTGGAGTTCACGGGCCTGCCCTCGATCATCCGCCCCAGCTTCACGCTGGGCGGCACGGGCGGCGGCGTCGCCTATAATCGCGAAGAGTTCAAGCGGATCGTCAGCGAAGGGCTGGATGCGTCGCCGACCACCGAGGTGCTGATCGAGGAATCGCTGCTCGGCTGGAAGGAATATGAGATGGAGGTCGTTCGGGACAGGAACGACAACTGCATCATCATCTGCTCGATCGAGAATGTCGATCCGATGGGCGTTCACACCGGGGACTCCATCACCGTCGCGCCGGCGCTGACGCTGACCGACAAGGAATATCAGATCATGCGCAACGCGAGCATCGCGGTGCTGCGTGAAATCGGCGTCGAAACAGGCGGTTCCAACGTGCAGTTCGCGGTCAATCCGAAGGATGGCCGCCTGATCGTGATCGAGATGAACCCGCGCGTGTCGCGCTCCTCGGCGCTGGCGTCGAAGGCGACCGGCTTCCCGATCGCCAAGGTCGCGGCCAAGCTGGCCGTGGGCTACACGCTGGACGAGATCGAGAATGACATTACCGGCGCCACCCCGGCCTCGTTCGAGCCGACGATCGACTATGTCGTGACCAAGATCCCGCGCTTCGCCTTCGAGAAGTTCAAGGGGTCCGAGCCACTGCTCGGAACCGCCATGAAGTCCGTCGGCGAAGTCATGGCGATAGGGCGCAATATTCATGAATCGATGCAGAAGGCGCTGCGCGGCCTGGAAACCGGCCTCAGCGGCTTCAACCAGGTCGACCATCTGGTCGGCGCGCCCAAGGACGATATCATCGCGGCGCTCGCCCAGCCGACGCCTGACCGGTTGCTGGTCGCCGCGCAGGCGCTGCGCGAGGGGCTGAGCGTCGCGGAAATCCATAGCATCGCGAAGTTCGACCCCTGGTTCCTGGAGCGGATCAAGGAAATCGTCGACGCCGAAAGCGATGTCCTGGAAAACGGCCTGCCGCAGGATGCCGACGCGATGCGTCGCCTCAAGTCGATGGGCTTTTCCGACAAGCGCCTCGCCTGGCTGGCCTTGAAGTCCGCCAATCTGCGCGGCATGGAGCGCGGCATCGCGCGCGGGTCGGGCCTGATCCACGAAGCGGTCAAGGCGATGACCGGCGGCGTGACCGAGGACGAGGTGCGCAAGCTGCGCCACAAGCTGGGCGTGCGCCCGGTGTTCAAGCGGATCGACACCTGCGCCGCCGAGTTCGAGGCGAAGACGCCCTATATGTATTCCACCTATGAAGCGCCGATCTTCGGTGTGGCGGAAAATGAGGCACAGCCCAGCGACCGGAAGAAGGTCGTCATCCTGGGCGGCGGCCCCAACCGGATCGGCCAGGGCATCGAGTTCGACTATTGCTGCGTCCATGCCTGCTTCGCGCTGGCGGACGTCGGCTATGAGACGATCATGGTCAACTGCAACCCGGAAACGGTCTCGACCGACTATGACACGTCCGACCGCCTCTATTTCGAGCCGCTGACGGCCGAGGACGTGCTGGAAATCCTGCACGTCGAAATGTCGAACGGTACGCTGGCCGGCGTCATCGTCCAGTTCGGCGGCCAGACCCCGCTCAAGCTGGCGCAGGCGCTGGAGGATGCGGGTATCCCGATCCTGGGCACATCGCCCGATGCCATCGACCTGGCCGAGGATCGCGAGCGTTTCGCGGCGCTGATCGACAAGCTGAAATTGAAGCAGCCTGCCAACGGCATCGCGCGCAGCCGCGAGGAGGCGATCGCGGTCGCCAACCGGATCGGCTATCCGGTGCTGATGCGTCCGAGCTATGTGCTGGGCGGCCGGGCGATGGAGATTGTCGACGGGCAGGCGCAACTGGAGGAATATATCGCCACCGCCGTGCAGGTTTCGGGCGACTCGCCGGTGCTGATCGACCAGTATCTGCGCGACGCTGTCGAGGTGGACGTGGACGCGCTGTGCGACGGCGACGATGTGGTCGTCGCGGGCGTGCTCCAGCATATCGAGGAGGCCGGCGTCCATTCGGGCGACAGCGCCTGCTCGCTGCCGCCCTACAGCCTGTCGGATGAGATCATCGCCGAAATCGAACGGCAGACCGAGGTTCTGGCCCGCGCGCTGAGCGTCCGTGGCCTGATGAACATCCAGTTCGCGGTCAAGGACGGCCTGGTCTATCTGATCGAGGTGAACCCGCGCGCCAGCCGCACCGTGCCCTTCGTCGCCAAGGCGATCGGCACGCCCATCGCCAAGATCGCGGCGCGCGTGATGGCGGGCGAGAAGCTGAAGGATCTGCCGAAGATCGATCGCAACGCGATTTCGCACATCGCGGTCAAGGAAGCGGTCTTCCCCTTCGCGCGCTTCCCTGGCGTCGATCCCGTGCTGTCGCCGGAAATGAAGAGCACCGGCGAAGTCATGGGGATCGACAGCAATTTCGCCACGGCCTTCGCCAAGGCGCAGCTCGGCGCGGGCACCGTGTTGCCGACCAGCGGCACCGTGTTCGTGTCTGTCAAGGACAGCGACAAGCCGGTGATCCTGCCGGCGGTGCAGAAGATGGCGGCGATGGGCTTCACCATCATCGCGACCGGCGGCACCGCAGCCTATCTGGAAGCCAACGGCATCGCGGTCAGCCATGTCAACAAGGTGGCCGAAGGGCGCCCGCACATCGTCGACAAGATCACCGACGGCGACGTGCAGCTGATCTTCAACACCACCGAAGGGTGGCAGTCCCTGAAGGACAGCAAGGCGATCCGCACGTCGGCGCTGCGAGCGAAGATCGCCAGCTTCACCACGGCGGCCGCCAGCGTCGCCGCGGCAGACGCGATCGAGGCGCTTCGTGGTCATGCCCTTGAAGTACGATCGCTCCAGTCCTATTATCCTCTGTCGCACGCCTGA
- the greA gene encoding transcription elongation factor GreA, producing MATVEKMPMLQMGYDKLNAQLRELKAERPLIVDAIEEARAHGDLSENAEYHAAKERQGQVEATINDLEDKLSRAQIIDPTTLSGDKIVFGATVTLLDEDDKPIQYQIVGQAEADAKAGMISYNSPLGRALIGREVGDEVEVSVPSGDKFYLVDKIQFI from the coding sequence ATGGCGACCGTCGAGAAGATGCCGATGCTGCAGATGGGCTATGACAAGCTCAACGCGCAGCTCCGCGAGCTGAAGGCCGAGCGCCCTCTGATCGTGGACGCCATCGAAGAAGCGCGCGCGCACGGCGATTTGTCCGAAAACGCCGAATATCATGCCGCCAAGGAGCGGCAGGGCCAGGTCGAGGCGACAATCAACGATCTGGAAGACAAGCTGTCGCGCGCGCAGATCATCGATCCGACAACCCTGTCGGGCGACAAGATCGTGTTCGGCGCGACCGTGACGCTGCTGGACGAGGACGACAAGCCGATCCAGTATCAGATCGTCGGCCAGGCCGAGGCCGACGCCAAGGCGGGCATGATAAGCTATAACAGCCCGCTGGGCCGTGCGCTGATCGGCCGCGAGGTCGGCGACGAGGTCGAAGTGTCGGTTCCGTCGGGCGACAAATTCTACCTGGTCGACAAAATCCAGTTCATCTGA
- a CDS encoding rhomboid family intramembrane serine protease: MTNGIAATSVAAFLLLLLTDRVGDAAIIGGFIPARVDDSALLAGMAAVPVWLTPLSCTLLHAGWLHIGFNMLMLLFCGRQVEHVLGWGGTLALYVVGAYAACLVQWAVDPASTNPMIGASGAISAILATYSLLYSQQQVRRVGPISANLVRVLWLAAGWIAIQLMIGVATSGGFGDLGQIAIAAHIGGFLAGLAMTRPLLRWRFRKKPRVVN, translated from the coding sequence ATGACCAACGGGATCGCGGCGACCAGCGTCGCCGCCTTCCTGCTGCTGCTGCTGACGGACCGCGTCGGCGACGCCGCGATCATCGGCGGCTTCATCCCCGCGCGGGTCGATGATTCGGCACTGTTGGCGGGCATGGCGGCGGTGCCCGTCTGGCTGACTCCGCTCAGTTGCACGCTGCTTCATGCGGGCTGGCTCCACATCGGCTTCAACATGCTGATGCTGCTCTTTTGCGGACGGCAGGTTGAGCATGTGCTGGGCTGGGGCGGGACATTGGCGCTTTATGTCGTGGGCGCCTATGCCGCCTGCCTTGTCCAATGGGCGGTGGACCCGGCCTCGACCAATCCGATGATCGGTGCAAGCGGTGCGATCTCCGCGATCCTCGCCACCTATTCGCTGCTCTACAGCCAGCAGCAGGTGCGCCGGGTGGGGCCGATTTCGGCCAATCTGGTGCGGGTGCTGTGGCTGGCGGCCGGCTGGATCGCGATCCAGCTGATGATCGGCGTGGCGACGTCCGGGGGCTTTGGCGATCTGGGTCAGATCGCGATCGCCGCGCATATTGGCGGCTTCCTCGCTGGACTGGCGATGACCCGCCCGCTGCTGCGCTGGCGCTTCCGGAAAAAGCCGCGCGTGGTGAATTGA
- a CDS encoding DUF4170 domain-containing protein produces MSKMHLVMGGRVTDPQTLEFQDLSTVDLVGVFPDYASAEKAWRGAAQRTVDDAEMRYVIVHLHRLLEPELPGA; encoded by the coding sequence ATGAGCAAGATGCATCTGGTGATGGGTGGTCGCGTCACCGACCCGCAGACGCTTGAATTTCAGGATCTGAGCACGGTCGATCTGGTCGGCGTGTTTCCCGATTATGCCTCGGCCGAAAAGGCCTGGCGCGGGGCCGCCCAGCGCACCGTGGACGACGCGGAAATGCGCTATGTGATCGTGCACCTGCACCGCCTGCTGGAGCCGGAACTGCCGGGCGCCTGA
- a CDS encoding DUF883 family protein, with product MADIRAQITRVREAANDAAITATDRIRDTTEKAREGAGELIQTGRDKATDAYADARDKTQRAATRANQIVQDHPVIAVAGAVAAGALIAWMFPKSRRAMKALPGLAATAGAKVVEAAVAARAAAAEGAETVRHGASTALHAAGDAASTAKDSVAASELPAKASRLADDVAALVAARVDAISSAIKARLPKN from the coding sequence ATGGCTGATATCCGCGCCCAGATTACCCGCGTCCGCGAAGCAGCGAACGATGCCGCGATCACGGCGACAGACCGGATCAGGGACACCACCGAAAAGGCGCGCGAGGGCGCCGGCGAACTGATCCAGACCGGCCGTGACAAGGCGACCGACGCCTATGCCGACGCGCGCGACAAGACGCAGCGTGCCGCCACCCGCGCCAACCAGATCGTGCAGGACCATCCGGTCATCGCGGTGGCGGGCGCAGTCGCCGCTGGCGCTCTGATCGCCTGGATGTTCCCCAAGAGCCGCCGCGCGATGAAGGCGCTGCCGGGCCTTGCCGCTACGGCCGGAGCAAAGGTCGTCGAGGCTGCCGTCGCCGCACGCGCCGCTGCGGCGGAAGGCGCCGAAACGGTCCGGCACGGCGCAAGCACGGCGCTGCACGCCGCCGGCGACGCCGCGTCGACCGCGAAGGACAGCGTCGCCGCGTCCGAACTGCCGGCCAAGGCGTCCAGGCTCGCCGATGATGTCGCGGCGCTGGTCGCCGCGAGGGTGGATGCGATCAGCAGCGCGATCAAGGCACGATTGCCGAAAAACTAA
- the eno gene encoding phosphopyruvate hydratase gives MTAILDIHARQILDSRGNPTVEVDVMLEDGSFGRAAVPSGASTGAYEAVEKRDGDKSKYLGKGVLAAVAAVNDEIAEQIIGLDAEDQAEVDAAMIALDGTENKSRLGANAILGVSLATAKAAADARGLPLYRYVGGVSAHVLPVPMMNIINGGEHADNPIDFQEFMIMPVGAESIADAVRIGSEIFHTLKKGLHDKGLATSVGDEGGFAPNIASTRDALDFIMLSVEKAGYKPGDDVVLALDCAATEFFKNGKYEISGEGLSLSPVEMADYLAALCADYPIKSIEDGMSEDDFEGWKALTDKIGGKVQLVGDDLFVTNPARLAMGIGKGLANSLLVKVNQIGTLTETLAAVDLAHRSRYTAVMSHRSGETEDATIADLAVATNCGQIKTGSLARSDRLAKYNQLIRIEEELGDIAVYAGRSIFR, from the coding sequence ATGACCGCTATTCTCGACATCCACGCCCGCCAGATCCTCGACAGTCGGGGCAATCCCACCGTCGAAGTCGACGTCATGCTGGAAGATGGCAGCTTCGGCCGTGCCGCAGTGCCATCGGGCGCATCGACCGGCGCCTATGAGGCGGTCGAGAAGCGCGACGGCGACAAGAGCAAATATCTGGGCAAGGGCGTGCTGGCCGCGGTCGCGGCGGTCAATGACGAGATTGCCGAGCAGATCATCGGCCTCGACGCCGAGGACCAGGCCGAGGTCGACGCCGCGATGATCGCGCTGGACGGCACCGAGAACAAGTCGCGACTGGGTGCCAACGCGATCCTGGGCGTGTCGCTCGCCACGGCCAAGGCGGCCGCCGACGCGCGCGGCCTGCCGCTCTATCGCTATGTCGGCGGCGTGTCGGCCCATGTCCTGCCGGTGCCGATGATGAACATCATCAACGGCGGCGAACATGCCGACAATCCGATCGACTTCCAGGAATTCATGATCATGCCCGTCGGTGCGGAAAGCATTGCCGACGCCGTGCGGATCGGGTCGGAAATCTTCCACACGCTCAAGAAGGGCCTGCACGACAAGGGTCTGGCCACCTCGGTCGGCGACGAGGGCGGCTTTGCCCCCAACATCGCCTCGACCCGCGACGCGCTCGACTTCATCATGCTGTCGGTCGAGAAGGCCGGATACAAGCCGGGCGACGATGTCGTGCTGGCGCTGGACTGCGCCGCGACCGAATTCTTCAAGAACGGCAAATATGAGATTTCGGGCGAAGGCCTGTCCTTGTCGCCGGTCGAGATGGCCGACTATCTCGCCGCGCTGTGCGCCGACTATCCGATCAAGTCGATCGAGGACGGCATGAGCGAGGATGATTTCGAGGGCTGGAAGGCGCTGACCGACAAGATCGGGGGCAAGGTCCAACTGGTCGGCGACGACCTGTTCGTCACCAACCCGGCGCGCCTGGCGATGGGTATCGGCAAGGGGCTGGCCAACTCGCTGCTGGTCAAGGTTAACCAGATCGGTACGCTGACGGAGACGCTGGCGGCCGTCGATCTGGCGCACCGGTCGCGCTATACCGCCGTCATGTCGCACCGGTCGGGCGAAACCGAGGACGCGACCATCGCCGACCTCGCCGTCGCGACCAACTGCGGCCAGATCAAGACCGGCTCGCTCGCCCGTTCGGACCGGCTTGCCAAATATAACCAGCTGATCCGCATTGAGGAAGAACTGGGCGACATCGCCGTCTATGCGGGGCGTTCCATCTTCCGCTAA
- a CDS encoding septum formation initiator family protein, translating into MAHIAKLRLLLASAFGPAIALLLLLSFAGYVVLGSNGVLAWGDYTRQLRAAQAELKKTQAARAELRNRVDLLDPRRVDPDLSDELIRRQLGVIHHDEVIVPLN; encoded by the coding sequence ATGGCGCATATCGCGAAACTTCGACTGCTGCTGGCATCCGCCTTTGGTCCCGCGATCGCGCTGCTCTTGCTGCTGTCCTTCGCGGGCTATGTCGTGCTGGGGTCGAACGGCGTCCTGGCGTGGGGCGATTACACCCGCCAGCTGCGCGCCGCGCAGGCGGAGCTGAAAAAGACCCAGGCGGCCCGCGCCGAACTGCGCAACCGGGTCGACCTGCTCGATCCGCGCCGGGTGGACCCCGATCTTTCGGACGAACTGATCCGCCGCCAGCTGGGCGTGATTCACCATGACGAGGTGATCGTCCCGCTCAACTGA
- the pdhA gene encoding pyruvate dehydrogenase (acetyl-transferring) E1 component subunit alpha, which yields MAKPTTPRASSAKAKAAAPAGADHNRPRPETPTDYKASKEELLEFYRQMVLIRRFEEKAGQLYGLGLIGGFCHLYIGQEAVAVGIQSALKPGKDSVITGYRDHGHMLAYGIDPNVIMAELTGREAGISRGKGGSMHMFSVEHKFYGGHGIVGAQVSLGAGLGFAHKYNGDGGVCVAYFGDGAANQGQVYESFNMAELWKLPIIFVIENNQYAMGTSVNRASSEDQLYRRGESFRIPGLQVDGMDVLAVRGATEEALKWVQGGNGPILLEMKTYRYRGHSMSDPAKYRSREEVQSMREKSDPIEGVKKYLLEAGVSEDEIKVIDQDIRKIVAEAADFAETSPEPEMSELYTDVLVEQY from the coding sequence TTGGCGAAACCAACGACGCCGCGTGCTTCTAGTGCAAAGGCAAAGGCCGCAGCGCCCGCCGGAGCGGACCATAATCGGCCGCGCCCCGAAACTCCCACCGACTACAAGGCCAGCAAGGAAGAGCTGCTGGAATTTTACCGGCAGATGGTTCTGATCCGCCGTTTCGAGGAAAAGGCAGGCCAGTTGTACGGCCTGGGCCTGATCGGTGGCTTCTGCCACCTCTATATCGGCCAGGAAGCGGTCGCGGTCGGCATCCAGTCGGCGCTCAAGCCCGGCAAGGACAGCGTTATCACCGGCTATCGCGACCATGGCCACATGCTGGCCTATGGCATCGATCCCAATGTCATCATGGCCGAACTGACCGGCCGTGAAGCCGGCATCTCGCGTGGCAAGGGCGGTTCGATGCACATGTTCAGCGTCGAGCATAAATTCTACGGCGGCCACGGCATCGTCGGCGCGCAGGTGTCGCTGGGCGCGGGGCTGGGCTTCGCGCACAAATATAATGGCGACGGCGGCGTCTGCGTCGCCTATTTCGGCGACGGCGCGGCCAACCAAGGCCAGGTCTATGAATCGTTCAACATGGCCGAGCTGTGGAAGCTGCCGATCATCTTCGTGATCGAGAACAACCAGTACGCCATGGGCACCAGCGTCAACCGCGCCTCGTCGGAGGACCAGCTCTATCGTCGCGGCGAAAGCTTCCGTATCCCCGGCCTCCAGGTCGACGGCATGGACGTGCTGGCGGTGCGCGGCGCGACCGAGGAAGCGCTGAAGTGGGTGCAGGGCGGCAATGGCCCGATCCTGCTGGAAATGAAGACCTATCGCTATCGCGGCCATTCCATGTCCGACCCGGCCAAGTACCGGTCGCGCGAGGAAGTGCAGTCGATGCGCGAAAAGTCCGACCCGATCGAGGGCGTGAAGAAATATCTGCTCGAAGCTGGCGTATCGGAGGACGAGATCAAGGTCATCGACCAGGATATTCGCAAGATCGTCGCGGAAGCGGCCGATTTCGCGGAAACATCGCCTGAACCGGAAATGTCCGAACTCTATACCGACGTGCTGGTGGAGCAATATTGA
- a CDS encoding pyruvate dehydrogenase complex E1 component subunit beta: protein MGIAIKMPALSPTMEEGTLAKWLVKEGDDVKSGDILAEIETDKATMEFEAVDEGKIGKIVIAEGTEGVKVGTVIAEMAGEGGEAAAAPAPKAEAAPEAPKKAESGTAKPAVEAKATVQDPAIPEGTEFVKTTVREALRDAMAEEMRKDERVFVMGEEVAEYQGAYKVTQGLLDEFGAKRVIDTPITEYGFAGIGAGAAMGGLRPVIEFMTFNFAMQAIDHIINSAAKTNYMSGGQMRCPIVFRGPNGAASRVGAQHSQNYGPWYAAVPGLIVIAPYDAADAKGLLKAAIRSNDPVVFLENELVYGRSFDVPKLDDYVLPIGKARIMKPGKDVTLVSYSIGVGIALEAAETLAAEGIDAEVIDLRTLRPLDTATVLESLKKTNRLVVVEEGWPVCSIASEIAAVVMEQGFDDLDAPVLRVTNEDVPLPYAANLEKAALIDAARVVAAAKKVCYK from the coding sequence ATGGGTATCGCAATCAAGATGCCGGCGCTCTCGCCGACGATGGAAGAGGGCACGCTGGCCAAGTGGCTGGTCAAGGAAGGCGATGACGTGAAGTCGGGTGACATCCTGGCCGAGATCGAGACCGACAAGGCGACGATGGAATTCGAGGCCGTGGACGAGGGAAAGATCGGCAAGATCGTCATCGCCGAGGGCACCGAGGGCGTGAAGGTCGGCACCGTGATCGCCGAGATGGCGGGCGAGGGCGGGGAAGCCGCCGCCGCGCCGGCGCCCAAGGCCGAAGCCGCGCCCGAAGCGCCGAAGAAGGCCGAGAGCGGCACGGCCAAGCCGGCGGTCGAGGCCAAGGCGACCGTGCAGGATCCCGCGATCCCGGAAGGCACCGAATTCGTCAAGACGACCGTTCGTGAAGCGCTGCGCGACGCGATGGCGGAAGAAATGCGCAAGGACGAGCGCGTTTTCGTCATGGGTGAGGAAGTCGCCGAATATCAGGGTGCCTACAAGGTCACGCAGGGCCTGCTGGACGAGTTCGGCGCCAAGCGCGTGATCGACACGCCGATCACCGAATATGGCTTTGCCGGCATCGGCGCGGGCGCGGCGATGGGCGGCCTGCGTCCGGTCATCGAGTTCATGACGTTCAACTTCGCCATGCAGGCGATCGACCACATCATCAACTCGGCGGCCAAGACCAACTACATGTCCGGTGGCCAGATGCGCTGCCCCATCGTGTTCCGCGGTCCCAACGGCGCGGCCAGCCGCGTCGGCGCGCAGCACAGCCAGAATTACGGCCCCTGGTATGCCGCCGTCCCCGGCCTGATCGTCATCGCGCCCTACGACGCGGCCGACGCCAAGGGGCTGCTCAAGGCCGCGATCCGCTCCAACGACCCGGTCGTGTTCCTGGAAAACGAACTTGTCTATGGCCGCAGCTTCGACGTGCCCAAGCTGGATGACTATGTCCTGCCGATCGGCAAGGCGCGGATCATGAAGCCGGGCAAGGACGTGACCCTCGTCAGCTACTCGATCGGCGTGGGCATCGCCCTGGAAGCGGCCGAGACGCTGGCGGCCGAGGGCATCGACGCCGAAGTGATCGACCTGCGCACGCTGCGCCCGCTCGACACCGCGACCGTGTTGGAAAGCCTGAAGAAGACCAACCGCCTGGTTGTGGTGGAAGAAGGCTGGCCGGTCTGCTCGATCGCGTCGGAAATCGCCGCGGTCGTCATGGAGCAGGGCTTCGACGATCTCGACGCGCCGGTGCTGCGCGTGACCAACGAGGATGTGCCGCTGCCCTATGCCGCCAACCTCGAAAAGGCGGCGCTGATCGATGCGGCCCGCGTGGTCGCGGCAGCGAAAAAGGTCTGCTACAAATAA
- a CDS encoding TadE/TadG family type IV pilus assembly protein: MSAAFFRALRRLRKDQSGLALIEFAYSLPVLLILALAGLEVAHLAIAHMKLSQLAMLVADNASRVRASIDEADINEIFTGANLSTSGLNFKANGKIILSDLEPNGLEAPNSGQYIRWQRCYGTGSFTSSYGVTNDGKTNASLQAMGPTGNQIASMAGTAVMFVEVAYQYQPLISNSLFGAKTIRYSSAFNVRERTDQAIKNAGNLAASATALCT; the protein is encoded by the coding sequence ATGTCCGCCGCCTTCTTCCGCGCGTTGCGTCGCCTCCGCAAGGATCAATCCGGACTGGCGCTCATCGAGTTCGCCTACTCGTTGCCCGTCCTGCTGATACTCGCGCTGGCCGGACTTGAGGTCGCGCATCTTGCCATAGCCCACATGAAGCTGAGCCAGTTAGCGATGCTGGTGGCCGACAACGCATCGCGCGTTCGCGCGTCGATCGACGAAGCGGACATCAACGAGATATTCACGGGCGCGAATCTTTCGACCAGCGGCCTGAACTTCAAGGCCAACGGCAAGATCATCCTGTCCGACCTCGAACCCAATGGCCTGGAAGCCCCGAATAGCGGGCAATATATACGCTGGCAGCGTTGCTATGGCACAGGCAGCTTCACATCCAGCTACGGTGTCACCAATGACGGCAAGACCAACGCCAGTCTTCAGGCGATGGGGCCGACCGGCAATCAGATCGCCTCGATGGCGGGGACGGCCGTGATGTTCGTGGAGGTGGCCTATCAATATCAGCCGCTCATCTCGAACAGCTTGTTCGGGGCCAAAACGATTCGCTATTCGAGCGCCTTCAACGTGCGCGAACGGACCGACCAGGCGATCAAGAATGCCGGCAATCTGGCGGCATCGGCCACGGCGCTCTGCACCTGA
- a CDS encoding TadE/TadG family type IV pilus assembly protein: MRRRPRTSALVRNQRGATLVEFGFVAFPLCLVIMGIGDLAYQSYLNAVTKGVLDRAARAASVGTLNATQIDSFISNQMSTVMSKQATVSVVKTSYYNFSRIGKPEKILTDTAPLGSYNSGDCFEDANGNGTYDTSSGSAGLGGADDIVYYQVNVSMPRLFPMAKLLGWPATQTATSSVILRNQPWANQAAPAKVCS; this comes from the coding sequence ATGAGACGGCGGCCACGCACATCAGCATTGGTCCGCAATCAGCGCGGCGCCACGCTGGTCGAATTCGGCTTCGTTGCCTTCCCCCTGTGCCTTGTCATCATGGGGATCGGAGACCTGGCCTACCAAAGCTACCTCAACGCCGTCACCAAGGGCGTACTCGATCGCGCCGCTCGGGCCGCCTCGGTCGGCACGCTGAACGCGACGCAGATCGACAGCTTCATCTCGAACCAGATGTCCACCGTCATGTCGAAACAGGCCACGGTGTCGGTCGTCAAGACCAGCTACTACAACTTTTCCCGCATCGGAAAGCCCGAGAAGATCTTGACCGATACGGCGCCGCTGGGCAGCTACAATTCGGGCGATTGCTTCGAGGACGCCAACGGCAATGGCACATATGACACCAGTTCTGGCTCCGCCGGTCTGGGTGGCGCCGACGACATCGTCTACTATCAGGTGAATGTCTCCATGCCGCGCCTGTTCCCCATGGCGAAGCTGCTGGGCTGGCCTGCAACGCAGACGGCCACTTCGTCCGTCATCCTGCGCAACCAGCCCTGGGCCAATCAGGCAGCGCCCGCGAAGGTGTGCAGCTGA